A single Thermaerobacter sp. FW80 DNA region contains:
- a CDS encoding aldehyde dehydrogenase family protein, with protein sequence MAAVAVRTHGLFIGGEWVVRPETIAVYNKYTGEVIGHVARATREDVDRAVTAALRAYRENPLPPYRRYEILKRASELVRERKPELARTIAAEAGKPLKEALIEVDRCTQTLEISAEEAKRIHGEQVPIEAAPGAENRLAFTLRVPVGVVAAISPFNFPLNLAAHKVGPALAAGNAVVLKPATATPLSAVHLVQALVDAGLPAGYLNLVTGAGGEVGEWLLADPRIAAYTFTGSAAVGERIKAASGLRRVVLELGNNSATIVCADADLDLAAARCARGAFANAGQICLSVQRIYVQRPVYEAFLEKLVAETRKLKVGDPLDPDTDVGPMISEAEAQRAEAWIREAVAQGARIVCGGGRRGAVLEPTVLVDVRPDMKVVCQEVFAPVVSVVPFDDVDEAIAMVNDSFYGLQAGIYTRDIGVAMKAARRIEVGGVMVNEIPNWRVDLMPYGGVKGSGIGREGPRYAIEHLTDLRLVVFNL encoded by the coding sequence ATGGCTGCTGTTGCGGTTCGCACCCATGGGCTGTTCATCGGCGGCGAATGGGTGGTTCGACCCGAGACCATCGCGGTGTACAACAAGTACACCGGCGAGGTGATCGGTCATGTCGCCCGGGCGACGCGGGAGGACGTGGACCGGGCTGTGACCGCGGCGCTACGGGCCTACCGAGAGAATCCGCTGCCCCCGTACCGCCGCTACGAGATCCTCAAGCGGGCCTCGGAGCTGGTCCGGGAGCGCAAGCCCGAGCTGGCCCGCACCATCGCCGCCGAGGCAGGCAAGCCCCTCAAAGAGGCGCTAATCGAGGTGGACCGCTGCACCCAGACCCTGGAGATCTCGGCCGAAGAGGCCAAGCGCATCCACGGCGAGCAGGTACCGATTGAGGCCGCCCCGGGGGCGGAGAACCGGCTGGCCTTCACCCTGCGGGTTCCCGTGGGAGTGGTGGCGGCCATCAGTCCCTTCAACTTCCCGTTGAACCTGGCGGCCCACAAGGTGGGCCCCGCCTTGGCGGCGGGCAACGCGGTGGTCCTCAAGCCGGCCACCGCCACGCCCTTGAGCGCCGTTCACCTGGTCCAGGCCCTGGTCGATGCCGGACTGCCGGCCGGTTACCTCAACCTGGTCACGGGTGCGGGGGGCGAGGTGGGGGAGTGGCTGCTGGCGGATCCCCGCATCGCCGCCTACACCTTCACCGGCAGCGCGGCGGTGGGCGAGCGGATCAAGGCGGCCTCGGGGCTGCGGCGGGTGGTGCTGGAACTGGGCAACAACTCGGCGACCATCGTCTGCGCCGACGCCGACCTGGACCTGGCCGCGGCCCGCTGCGCCCGGGGTGCCTTCGCCAACGCCGGGCAGATCTGCCTGTCGGTGCAGCGGATCTACGTGCAGCGGCCGGTGTACGAGGCCTTCCTGGAGAAGCTGGTGGCGGAGACCCGGAAGCTCAAGGTCGGCGACCCGCTGGATCCGGACACCGACGTGGGGCCTATGATCAGCGAGGCCGAGGCCCAGCGGGCCGAGGCCTGGATTCGCGAAGCCGTCGCGCAGGGGGCCCGCATCGTCTGCGGCGGTGGGCGGCGGGGCGCTGTGCTGGAGCCCACGGTGCTCGTGGACGTGCGCCCGGACATGAAGGTGGTCTGCCAGGAGGTCTTCGCGCCGGTCGTCTCCGTGGTGCCCTTCGACGACGTGGACGAGGCCATCGCCATGGTCAACGACAGCTTCTACGGCCTGCAGGCCGGCATCTATACCCGGGACATCGGCGTGGCCATGAAGGCGGCGCGGCGCATCGAGGTCGGCGGCGTGATGGTCAACGAGATCCCCAACTGGCGGGTGGACCTGATGCCCTACGGTGGCGTCAAGGGTAGCGGCATCGGCCGCGAGGGTCCGCGTTACGCCATCGAGCACCTGACGGACCTGCGACTTGTGGTGTTCAACCTGTAG
- a CDS encoding zinc-binding dehydrogenase: protein MTGAVAAGAYPVVAVDVLPDKLERARALGATHTVDAPNVDAVEAVRDLTGGGVDYAIEAAGNADVLAQAYRATRRGGTTVAVGLPHPAAMLSIPAVTVTAEERVIRGSYMGSAVPRRDLPRFLRLFRAGRLPVDRLITHRLGLEEINQGFDRLAAGEAVRQLVLPHAD from the coding sequence GTGACGGGGGCGGTGGCGGCCGGGGCGTACCCCGTCGTGGCCGTCGACGTACTGCCGGACAAGTTGGAGCGGGCTCGCGCCCTCGGCGCCACGCACACCGTCGACGCCCCGAATGTCGACGCGGTGGAAGCGGTGCGGGATCTCACGGGGGGTGGCGTGGACTACGCCATCGAGGCGGCGGGCAACGCCGACGTCCTGGCCCAGGCCTATCGGGCCACCCGGCGGGGTGGCACCACCGTGGCCGTCGGCCTCCCGCATCCCGCGGCGATGTTGTCCATCCCGGCGGTGACGGTGACGGCCGAGGAGCGCGTGATCCGGGGATCGTACATGGGTTCCGCCGTCCCCCGGCGGGACTTGCCGCGTTTCCTCCGCTTGTTCCGGGCGGGTCGGCTCCCCGTCGACCGATTGATCACCCATCGCCTTGGCCTCGAAGAGATCAACCAGGGCTTCGATCGCTTGGCTGCCGGGGAAGCGGTTCGACAGCTGGTGCTGCCGCATGCGGACTGA
- a CDS encoding SDR family NAD(P)-dependent oxidoreductase produces MRFADRVALVTGGGRGIGAATALRFAREGAAVVVSDVDEGPAEEVASQIRQEGGRALAVACDVRDRGQVEAMVQRVVETFGRLDFLVTCAGIIRDNLIHKMTDDDWDAVIDTHLRGTFLCAQAAQRVMVPQRYGKMVFLSSTSALGNRGQTNYSAAKAGIQGMARTLAIELGPFNINVNAVAPGFIETRMTRSVAERTGVDYEELKKAAAERTPLRRVGQPDDVAGVIAFLCSEDASYVTGQVIYVRGGP; encoded by the coding sequence ATGCGCTTTGCCGATCGGGTCGCCCTGGTAACGGGGGGCGGCCGGGGCATTGGGGCGGCCACCGCCCTGCGATTCGCCCGGGAAGGGGCGGCGGTGGTGGTGTCCGACGTGGATGAGGGGCCGGCGGAGGAGGTGGCCTCCCAGATCCGCCAGGAGGGCGGCCGGGCCCTGGCCGTCGCCTGCGACGTGCGGGACCGCGGCCAGGTGGAGGCCATGGTGCAGCGGGTGGTCGAAACCTTCGGCCGGCTGGACTTCCTGGTGACGTGCGCGGGGATCATCCGCGACAACCTGATCCACAAGATGACTGACGACGACTGGGATGCCGTCATTGACACCCACCTCAGGGGCACCTTCCTCTGCGCCCAGGCGGCCCAGCGGGTGATGGTCCCCCAGCGCTACGGGAAGATGGTCTTCCTCTCGTCGACCTCGGCCCTGGGGAACCGCGGCCAGACCAACTACTCGGCGGCCAAGGCGGGGATCCAGGGCATGGCCCGGACCCTGGCCATCGAGCTGGGGCCCTTCAACATCAACGTCAACGCCGTGGCGCCGGGGTTCATCGAGACGCGGATGACCCGGTCGGTTGCCGAGCGCACGGGGGTGGATTACGAGGAGCTCAAGAAGGCAGCTGCCGAGCGGACGCCCCTGCGCCGGGTGGGCCAGCCCGACGATGTAGCCGGCGTGATCGCCTTCCTCTGCAGCGAGGACGCCAGCTACGTCACGGGCCAGGTGATCTACGTCCGCGGCGGTCCGTGA
- a CDS encoding MaoC/PaaZ C-terminal domain-containing protein — MPEPVRAEAAPVRWEPGAELPPLVKEPITKVQLVKYAGASGDYNLIHTDDETARRVGLDGVIAHGMLSMGFLGQYLVQLAGPEGVRRLKVRFRQMVRPGDVLTCKGRVVEVGAEEAPGLRRVRVEVWAENQRGEAVTAGEGEVLVPAPAGSS; from the coding sequence GTGCCGGAACCGGTGCGAGCGGAGGCAGCCCCGGTACGCTGGGAACCCGGGGCCGAGCTGCCGCCGCTGGTCAAAGAGCCCATAACCAAGGTGCAGCTGGTCAAATACGCCGGGGCTTCCGGCGATTACAACCTGATCCACACCGACGACGAGACCGCCCGGCGGGTCGGGCTCGACGGCGTCATCGCCCACGGCATGCTGAGCATGGGTTTCCTCGGCCAGTATCTGGTCCAGCTGGCGGGCCCGGAAGGGGTGCGCCGGTTGAAGGTCCGCTTCCGGCAAATGGTCCGGCCCGGCGATGTTTTGACCTGCAAGGGCCGGGTGGTGGAGGTGGGGGCGGAAGAGGCCCCCGGCCTGCGGCGGGTGCGGGTTGAGGTGTGGGCCGAAAACCAGCGGGGTGAAGCCGTCACCGCCGGCGAGGGCGAGGTGCTGGTGCCGGCGCCGGCAGGTTCGTCCTGA
- a CDS encoding MaoC family dehydratase N-terminal domain-containing protein, translating into MSIDRSLIGKESPEEVFEVEKGAIRKFAEAIGDPHPAFRSGEIAPPTFPITFRMGIPGVNLELSRVLHGEQEYSYRRPVRAGDRLRCKTRVADVYEREGRLGKMTFLVTEIEGRDEAGELVFTGRSTIIVR; encoded by the coding sequence GTGTCCATCGACCGTTCTTTAATAGGAAAGGAATCCCCCGAAGAGGTCTTCGAAGTCGAAAAGGGGGCCATCCGCAAGTTTGCCGAAGCCATTGGCGACCCCCACCCCGCCTTCCGGAGCGGGGAGATCGCCCCGCCCACCTTCCCCATCACGTTCCGCATGGGCATCCCCGGGGTGAACCTGGAGCTCAGCCGGGTGCTCCACGGCGAGCAGGAGTACAGCTACCGCCGCCCCGTCCGGGCGGGCGACCGGCTGCGCTGCAAGACGCGGGTGGCCGACGTTTACGAGCGGGAAGGCCGCCTGGGCAAGATGACCTTCCTGGTCACCGAGATCGAGGGGCGCGATGAGGCCGGGGAGCTGGTCTTCACGGGGCGGAGCACCATCATCGTGCGCTAA
- a CDS encoding aminotransferase class V-fold PLP-dependent enzyme, with amino-acid sequence MASSSLPDSQGAVVTGLPEIYLDFASMGLVSPRVAQRVRDAIDTLAGPPLGQTGTQRTLEMMDVVERARRSIAQWLGVEPRHIALIDNTTHGLGVLAASLTASGYLGRGDAVALPDIEFISSALVWRRAQVRYGFQIRVIPSRQGCVVLDDLLEACDQAVRVVVVSAVQEVTGDRLGSRAFTELAKHLHARGGFLIVDGIQEAGVRRRDLRLEGVDAYIAGGHKWLGSPFGLGFMYVSDRLIESCDSVFHGYLSLWEPPRGWDEYLSDRSRHPLDWLPVRQEARKFEAGGMPNYVGAVGLAAAMEEIESLGIDNIEQHVLGLNRHFRDNLRVMGLTEFVLGRPDPDAQAGIVTLSLPGGVERERQLLHWLRSRRVAVTLRSIAGVGGVRFSFYTPTTVAEIDRCSTYIEAFLRPGA; translated from the coding sequence ATGGCTTCGTCATCGCTGCCGGACAGTCAGGGCGCGGTGGTTACGGGTCTGCCCGAGATTTACCTTGATTTTGCCTCCATGGGGCTGGTATCCCCCCGCGTTGCGCAACGGGTGCGGGACGCAATCGACACCTTAGCCGGTCCACCCTTGGGGCAGACAGGAACTCAACGGACGCTGGAAATGATGGACGTTGTGGAACGGGCCCGCCGGTCCATTGCGCAATGGTTGGGTGTTGAACCAAGGCATATTGCATTGATTGACAATACCACCCATGGGTTGGGAGTCCTCGCTGCATCGCTAACGGCCTCGGGGTATCTGGGCAGGGGGGATGCAGTGGCTCTACCAGACATAGAGTTCATCAGTTCAGCCCTGGTGTGGCGACGGGCCCAAGTGCGGTATGGCTTTCAAATTCGAGTCATTCCGTCGCGGCAAGGGTGTGTTGTGCTGGACGATTTGCTGGAAGCTTGCGATCAAGCCGTTCGCGTTGTTGTCGTTTCAGCCGTTCAGGAGGTTACGGGGGATCGGTTGGGTTCTCGTGCCTTTACAGAGCTGGCGAAGCATTTGCACGCTCGAGGAGGGTTCTTAATCGTCGATGGGATTCAAGAGGCAGGAGTGAGGCGACGCGACCTTCGGTTGGAGGGTGTCGATGCTTATATTGCCGGGGGTCACAAGTGGTTAGGTAGCCCCTTTGGTCTGGGCTTTATGTACGTCAGCGACCGTTTGATCGAAAGTTGCGATTCCGTATTCCACGGATACCTCAGCCTTTGGGAGCCGCCCCGGGGGTGGGACGAATACCTGTCGGACCGTAGTCGGCATCCACTGGATTGGTTGCCTGTGCGGCAGGAGGCCCGCAAGTTTGAGGCGGGCGGGATGCCCAATTACGTCGGTGCGGTAGGGCTAGCCGCGGCTATGGAAGAAATCGAGTCGTTGGGCATCGACAACATTGAACAACATGTCCTAGGGCTCAATCGCCACTTTCGTGACAACTTGAGGGTGATGGGGCTGACGGAATTCGTCCTCGGTCGGCCCGATCCGGATGCCCAGGCCGGCATTGTAACCCTATCCCTGCCCGGCGGGGTGGAACGAGAACGCCAACTGCTTCATTGGTTACGAAGCCGACGGGTGGCGGTGACGCTGCGGTCCATCGCAGGGGTGGGGGGAGTTCGCTTTTCCTTCTACACGCCAACGACAGTGGCGGAGATCGACCGGTGCTCGACCTACATCGAAGCCTTTTTGCGGCCCGGTGCCTGA